Proteins from a genomic interval of Anatilimnocola floriformis:
- a CDS encoding ABC transporter permease, translating to MLSRLNISAPMLIPLVISIGIMVLLSLWGRVPLRYNVRNLSTRWLTTALTALGFTLVIGVLVVMLSFVNGMYVLTQSTGVPGNVLVISEGFQDESISNLPNDTVTDVVLQPGIVRDDKDRPLASAETYVIVVQPIENHDSGRAAGRRFLSVRGVDDVELAAQVHDMSLGSGRWISKEGVTSLGEGRDALEAVIGVGMARELGSTRTAAELAAAKDKEQLAEGDFFTLGERKFLIVGVMKATGSTFDSEIWAKRSIIAPMFGKDSYSSVVLRTAGAKEARQLKNFLNNGYSKSVQAYVETEYFANMQETGKQFLYAIIVFAAVMSIGGLFGVMNTMFATVAQRSRDIGVLRMLGFTRLEVLASFLVESLCLSLLGGAIGCLGGAWWANGYTVKSIVGGGVGGGKMVTLDMIVSGDILAVGLSVALIIGAVGGLLPAISAMLVKPLYSLR from the coding sequence CCGCTGCGCTATAACGTGCGCAATCTGTCGACGCGTTGGCTCACCACCGCGCTAACCGCACTTGGTTTTACGCTGGTCATCGGCGTGCTGGTGGTCATGCTCTCGTTTGTGAACGGCATGTATGTGCTCACGCAATCGACGGGTGTGCCCGGCAACGTGCTGGTGATCTCCGAAGGTTTTCAGGACGAATCGATCAGCAACTTGCCGAACGACACCGTGACCGATGTCGTGCTGCAGCCGGGTATCGTGCGCGACGACAAAGATCGGCCGCTGGCGAGCGCCGAGACCTATGTGATTGTCGTGCAACCAATCGAGAATCACGACTCAGGCCGGGCCGCAGGTCGGCGGTTTTTGTCGGTGCGTGGTGTCGACGATGTGGAACTCGCCGCGCAGGTACATGATATGTCGCTCGGTTCAGGCCGCTGGATTTCGAAGGAAGGCGTTACCAGCCTGGGCGAAGGGCGCGACGCGCTCGAAGCCGTCATCGGCGTGGGCATGGCTCGCGAACTGGGCAGCACGCGCACCGCGGCTGAGTTGGCCGCGGCGAAAGACAAAGAGCAACTCGCCGAGGGAGATTTCTTCACGCTGGGCGAACGAAAGTTTTTGATTGTCGGCGTGATGAAAGCGACCGGCTCGACGTTCGACTCCGAGATCTGGGCCAAGCGGAGCATCATTGCCCCGATGTTCGGCAAGGATTCGTATTCCTCCGTCGTGCTGCGAACGGCTGGCGCCAAGGAAGCCCGCCAGCTGAAGAACTTTCTCAACAATGGTTACTCGAAATCGGTGCAGGCCTACGTCGAGACCGAATACTTCGCCAATATGCAGGAGACCGGCAAGCAGTTTTTGTACGCCATCATTGTCTTTGCGGCGGTCATGTCGATCGGTGGTTTGTTCGGCGTGATGAACACGATGTTTGCCACGGTCGCGCAGCGCTCGCGCGATATCGGCGTGCTGCGGATGCTCGGGTTCACGCGGCTCGAAGTGCTCGCCTCGTTTCTAGTCGAGTCGCTTTGCCTCTCGTTGCTCGGCGGCGCTATCGGTTGTCTCGGCGGCGCGTGGTGGGCCAATGGTTACACCGTAAAAAGCATCGTCGGCGGTGGTGTCGGTGGCGGCAAAATGGTGACGCTCGACATGATCGTGAGCGGCGACATCCTTGCGGTCGGCTTGAGTGTGGCGCTGATCATCGGCGCGGTCGGCGGGTTGCTGCCGGCGATTAGCGCGATGCTCGTGAAGCCGCTCTATTCGTTGCGCTAA
- a CDS encoding MoaD/ThiS family protein — protein MATIFIPAQLRSLTSGSNTVVLPAANVGEAIELLEQSYPGIRARLCQGNDLLPGFQLSIDHRFTRQGLSAELAPDSEVHFLPVIGGG, from the coding sequence ATGGCAACCATCTTCATTCCAGCGCAGTTGCGAAGTTTGACCAGCGGTTCAAACACCGTTGTCTTGCCCGCTGCGAATGTCGGTGAGGCGATCGAACTCCTAGAGCAGAGTTATCCCGGCATCCGCGCGCGGTTGTGTCAGGGAAATGATCTGTTGCCTGGATTTCAGTTGTCGATCGATCATCGCTTTACCCGGCAGGGATTATCGGCCGAGCTCGCGCCTGACAGCGAAGTTCATTTCTTGCCCGTGATTGGCGGCGGGTAA
- a CDS encoding DUF2309 domain-containing protein — MSVKMHLPPATSQSLPPETPAEHLEQIRQQITAIGDLLPPQGPISAFVFLNALQALEDLSFEQGLKEGARLFRCQPYLNEERYRERLTPGRIRTIDLQQALLDDLNGRASEVVFGKTTRYDLRLAMLKYPLRTGTAEELRWYIDETDALEKMRPETPTSYREQFLRDSKHWIMRDARTAGVAENYQPDVGDQRTQQLLADLLARYGTANMESWTPATWETVSLSVLWRVCEAGVRGLPAPQATDLPPLRHRDILLAATGEDSDILVHEVLIRFCASFADQGFAEWLLPERGEGFFRSFCRLYGQSGGPPNQWLAGLPKELQRALAIEQSPLESIRESLQLLGVSDKHQKDFLTADILALQGWAGLLWNMEVRGDRVAMPSPPGTLIEFVAVRLILVRLALASIAQQKLGYRGPLADLYDCDFVKELQRPKYSAEQRAFYPFQLAQVLGWNTQELSSLARSEWDQLIREIESFHSFDRRRIFHQAFERQYRVQALDAFSAHAHQAARRVEKPRFQITCCIDAREESFRRHLEEVAPDVETFGAPGFFGVAMYYRGQADANYAALCPIVVRPKHWVIEEVVLPFQETSDRKAKTRKTIGVASLRMHRGSRNLASGALLTASLGVLASIPLVARVLFPRWTAQFSKKASDFVAPPTVTRLRLERQTELPGMDDESLGFSLTEMANMGEKMLRDIGLTENLARLVIFLGHGSFCLNNPHKSAYDCGACSGSPGGPNARALATFLNDPRVREIIASRGLQIPKDTWFLGGLHNTALDTVTFSNLDLLPNSHRRDFESMQKTLAEAMQRNAHERCRRFFSAPLDITPAGARQHAEERSEDLAQTRPEFGNASNAMCYVGRRSRVRNLFMDRRCFMHSYDITADDANSTILGRILAPVVPVCQGINLMYYFSAVDPVGWGCGTKLPHNVVSLLGVMDGYASDLRTGLPVQGVEIHEPMRLLFIIETTPERILAIMERDKLVGRILKNGWAQLAVLDPDSNQLQIYQNGQFEPYVPEVTGLPHATSSVDWYRGWREHLAFASIQPQETT, encoded by the coding sequence GTGTCCGTCAAGATGCATTTGCCCCCGGCTACGAGCCAATCTCTCCCGCCCGAAACGCCCGCCGAACACTTGGAACAGATTCGCCAGCAGATCACTGCCATCGGTGATTTATTGCCGCCGCAGGGACCTATCTCGGCGTTTGTGTTTCTCAACGCATTGCAAGCCCTCGAGGATCTGTCGTTTGAACAAGGGCTGAAAGAAGGGGCCCGGCTGTTTCGTTGCCAGCCGTATCTGAATGAAGAACGCTACCGCGAACGGCTGACGCCGGGACGGATTCGCACGATCGATTTGCAGCAAGCGTTGCTCGACGATTTGAACGGCCGCGCGAGTGAAGTGGTCTTCGGCAAGACGACGCGTTACGACTTGCGACTGGCCATGCTCAAGTATCCGCTGCGCACTGGCACCGCGGAAGAGTTGCGGTGGTATATCGACGAGACCGACGCGCTGGAAAAGATGCGTCCCGAAACGCCGACCAGTTATCGCGAGCAGTTCTTGCGCGATAGTAAACACTGGATCATGCGCGACGCGCGAACGGCTGGTGTGGCGGAGAACTATCAACCCGATGTCGGGGACCAGCGGACTCAGCAACTGCTCGCCGATCTGCTGGCTCGGTATGGCACAGCGAACATGGAGAGCTGGACGCCGGCGACTTGGGAAACGGTGTCGCTGAGCGTGCTGTGGCGAGTTTGCGAAGCGGGCGTGCGCGGTTTGCCGGCGCCGCAAGCTACCGATCTACCGCCACTACGGCATCGCGATATTCTGCTCGCGGCCACCGGTGAGGATAGCGACATTCTGGTGCACGAAGTTCTCATTCGCTTTTGTGCGTCATTCGCCGATCAAGGCTTTGCCGAATGGCTGCTGCCCGAACGGGGCGAAGGGTTCTTCCGGTCGTTTTGTCGGCTGTATGGTCAGAGCGGCGGCCCGCCCAATCAATGGCTCGCCGGCTTACCGAAAGAATTGCAGCGAGCACTGGCCATCGAGCAATCGCCGCTCGAGTCGATTCGCGAATCGCTGCAGTTGCTCGGTGTGTCGGATAAGCATCAGAAGGATTTTCTCACAGCCGATATTCTCGCGCTGCAGGGCTGGGCGGGGTTGCTGTGGAACATGGAAGTCCGCGGCGATCGCGTCGCGATGCCTTCGCCGCCGGGCACGCTCATCGAGTTCGTCGCCGTCCGGCTGATTCTGGTTCGTTTGGCGCTGGCCTCTATCGCGCAGCAAAAACTGGGTTATCGCGGACCGCTGGCCGATTTGTATGACTGTGATTTCGTGAAGGAGTTGCAACGGCCGAAGTATAGCGCTGAGCAGCGGGCTTTTTATCCGTTTCAGCTCGCGCAGGTGTTGGGATGGAACACGCAAGAGCTGAGCAGCCTGGCGCGGAGCGAGTGGGATCAACTGATTCGCGAGATCGAATCGTTTCACAGCTTTGATCGGCGGCGAATTTTTCACCAGGCCTTTGAACGCCAATATCGAGTGCAGGCGCTCGATGCCTTTTCGGCCCATGCTCATCAAGCCGCGCGGCGAGTCGAGAAGCCTAGGTTTCAAATCACTTGCTGCATCGACGCTCGCGAGGAATCATTTCGTCGGCATCTCGAAGAAGTTGCGCCCGATGTAGAGACCTTCGGCGCACCGGGCTTCTTCGGGGTCGCCATGTATTACCGCGGCCAGGCCGATGCCAACTATGCAGCTCTCTGCCCGATCGTGGTGCGGCCGAAGCATTGGGTCATCGAAGAAGTGGTGCTGCCGTTTCAAGAAACGAGCGATCGCAAAGCCAAGACGCGGAAGACCATCGGCGTGGCTTCACTGCGGATGCACCGGGGCAGTCGCAATCTGGCCAGCGGCGCGCTCCTTACTGCCAGTCTCGGCGTGCTGGCTTCGATTCCGCTGGTGGCCCGCGTCCTCTTTCCGCGCTGGACCGCGCAGTTCAGCAAGAAGGCAAGCGACTTTGTCGCGCCGCCGACCGTGACTCGCTTGCGACTCGAACGGCAAACGGAATTGCCCGGCATGGACGACGAATCGCTCGGCTTTTCGCTGACCGAAATGGCGAACATGGGCGAGAAGATGCTCCGCGACATCGGCTTGACCGAGAACCTCGCTCGGCTGGTGATCTTCCTCGGGCATGGCTCGTTTTGCCTCAATAATCCGCACAAATCGGCCTATGACTGCGGCGCTTGCAGCGGCAGTCCCGGTGGACCAAACGCGCGAGCCCTGGCGACGTTTTTGAACGACCCGCGCGTTCGCGAAATCATCGCCAGTCGCGGCTTGCAGATTCCCAAGGACACGTGGTTCCTCGGCGGCTTGCACAACACGGCGCTCGATACCGTGACGTTTTCAAATCTCGATTTGCTGCCGAATTCGCATCGCCGCGACTTCGAATCGATGCAAAAGACACTGGCCGAAGCGATGCAGCGGAATGCCCACGAACGTTGTCGGCGGTTCTTTTCGGCGCCGCTCGACATCACGCCCGCCGGTGCTCGCCAACATGCGGAAGAGCGAAGCGAGGACCTGGCTCAGACGCGGCCTGAGTTCGGCAATGCGTCGAATGCGATGTGCTATGTCGGCCGTCGGAGTCGCGTTCGCAATTTGTTCATGGACCGCCGCTGCTTCATGCATTCGTACGACATTACTGCGGACGATGCGAACAGCACGATCCTCGGCCGGATCTTGGCGCCGGTGGTGCCGGTCTGCCAGGGGATCAACCTGATGTACTACTTCTCCGCCGTCGATCCGGTGGGCTGGGGATGCGGCACGAAGCTGCCGCACAATGTGGTTTCACTGCTCGGTGTGATGGATGGTTACGCCAGCGACTTGCGAACCGGCTTGCCGGTGCAGGGAGTGGAAATTCATGAGCCGATGCGGCTGCTGTTTATTATCGAAACCACGCCGGAGCGAATCTTGGCGATCATGGAGCGCGACAAGCTCGTCGGCCGCATCTTGAAGAACGGCTGGGCGCAACTCGCCGTGCTCGATCCCGACAGCAATCAATTGCAGATCTATCAAAATGGCCAATTCGAGCCGTATGTACCGGAAGTGACCGGCTTGCCACACGCCACGTCGAGCGTCGATTGGTATCGCGGCTGGCGCGAGCATCTGGCCTTTGCCTCGATTCAACCGCAAGAAACGACGTAA
- a CDS encoding proton-conducting transporter transmembrane domain-containing protein: MPTEEQIFRALGLIVVAAPLLLTIIMGLLTLASTPLGERASSRLCQLSTVIGLLASLGILGCMLAWGPRNVTVNLGEWVAVHEFHFSVKFIFDRLSVPFAILIFVLCGVIGGFATRYMHREPGYNRFFVLFSVFMLGMIITSLAGTIETLFTGWELVGVSSALLVAFFHERAAPVRNGLRVWIVYRVSDAALLTASVVMHHLHGHGDFQEFLGVGNGVSWPAGQVIGLDAQSTLLVGLLLLIAAAGKSALVPFSGWLPRAMEGPTPSSAVFYGALSVHLGAYLLLRISPLLDDSLALSLAVMTIGLVTAGFASFAGRVQTDIKSALSFASLTQVGLIVAEIGVGYFWEPLRYVALVHILGHACFRTLQFIRAPSLLYDYGTLENAIGSRLPAAGRGAWLPSATRTWLYRLALEKGYLDAWLGMLFVDPILGLLRLCDALERRWSGLFEGDPEQPAPVARPSSTIVAEAPPAKTLAGQLLEKSR, translated from the coding sequence ATGCCCACCGAAGAACAAATATTCCGCGCGCTCGGGCTGATCGTCGTTGCCGCGCCGCTGTTGCTGACGATCATCATGGGGCTGCTGACCTTGGCCAGCACACCGCTGGGCGAAAGGGCGTCGAGTCGTCTCTGCCAACTCAGCACCGTGATCGGCTTGCTGGCTTCGCTCGGCATTCTGGGTTGCATGCTGGCCTGGGGACCGCGCAACGTCACCGTCAATCTGGGCGAATGGGTTGCCGTGCACGAGTTTCATTTCTCCGTGAAGTTTATTTTCGACCGACTGTCGGTGCCGTTTGCGATCTTGATTTTTGTGCTCTGCGGCGTGATCGGCGGCTTTGCGACGCGCTACATGCATCGCGAACCGGGTTACAACCGCTTCTTTGTGTTGTTCTCGGTGTTCATGCTCGGCATGATCATCACTTCGCTGGCTGGCACGATCGAAACGTTGTTCACGGGCTGGGAACTGGTCGGTGTTTCCTCCGCGCTGCTGGTGGCATTCTTTCATGAACGAGCCGCGCCGGTGCGGAATGGTCTGCGAGTGTGGATCGTTTATCGCGTTTCCGATGCCGCGTTGTTGACTGCCTCGGTTGTCATGCATCATTTGCACGGCCATGGCGACTTTCAGGAATTTCTCGGCGTGGGTAATGGTGTGAGTTGGCCGGCGGGGCAAGTCATTGGGCTCGATGCGCAAAGCACGTTGCTCGTCGGTTTGTTGCTGTTGATCGCCGCGGCGGGCAAGAGTGCACTCGTGCCGTTCTCGGGTTGGTTGCCGCGGGCGATGGAAGGACCGACGCCTTCGAGCGCCGTTTTTTACGGCGCGCTCTCGGTGCATCTTGGCGCATATCTGCTGCTGCGTATCAGTCCGCTGCTGGACGATTCACTCGCGCTTTCGCTGGCCGTGATGACCATCGGTCTGGTCACGGCTGGCTTTGCGTCGTTTGCGGGTCGCGTGCAGACCGACATCAAATCGGCGCTCTCGTTTGCCTCGTTGACGCAGGTTGGTTTGATCGTGGCCGAGATCGGCGTCGGCTACTTTTGGGAACCGCTGCGCTACGTCGCGCTCGTTCACATCCTGGGTCATGCCTGCTTTCGCACGCTGCAGTTTATTCGCGCTCCTTCGTTGCTGTACGACTATGGAACGCTGGAAAATGCGATCGGCAGCCGCTTGCCGGCCGCGGGGCGCGGCGCATGGTTGCCCTCAGCGACACGCACTTGGCTGTATCGATTGGCGCTCGAAAAAGGTTATCTCGACGCCTGGCTGGGAATGCTATTTGTCGACCCCATCCTGGGTTTGCTACGGCTCTGCGACGCGCTGGAGCGCCGCTGGTCAGGTCTGTTTGAAGGTGACCCGGAGCAGCCTGCGCCGGTCGCTCGTCCCTCGTCGACGATTGTCGCCGAAGCGCCTCCTGCCAAGACGCTCGCCGGCCAATTGCTGGAGAAGTCGCGATGA
- a CDS encoding FAD binding domain-containing protein — protein MNDFAYAAPTSLAEATKLLQESSGSVKILSGGTDIIVQLREGAREADLVVDVKKLPELQELNFSATHGLRLGAAVPCAQVYDDTRIAAAYPALVDAAKIIGGWQIQSRASIGGNLCNSSPAADSIPALIAHHAYCEIVGPAGKRNVPVEQFCTGPGKNVLQKGELLVALVFPPDLSHCSSAYERFIPRNEMDIAVVGCGSRVQLNAACDTIEFARIGLGAVAATPKYAQEASEWLAGKPANEDSYTQAGELAKKVATPISDMRGTAEYRTHLVGVLVKRTLTTAVERAKSFKNP, from the coding sequence TTGAACGATTTTGCCTACGCAGCCCCCACCTCGCTGGCCGAAGCGACGAAGTTGCTGCAGGAATCCAGCGGTTCGGTGAAGATCCTCTCGGGCGGCACCGACATCATCGTGCAACTGCGCGAGGGAGCCCGCGAAGCCGACCTGGTCGTCGATGTGAAAAAACTGCCGGAGCTGCAAGAGCTCAATTTCTCGGCGACACATGGCTTGCGATTGGGAGCAGCGGTGCCCTGCGCGCAGGTGTACGACGACACTCGAATCGCGGCGGCTTATCCGGCGTTGGTCGATGCCGCCAAGATCATTGGCGGCTGGCAGATTCAAAGTCGCGCGAGCATTGGCGGCAACTTGTGCAATTCGTCGCCAGCCGCGGATTCCATTCCGGCGCTGATCGCACATCATGCGTACTGCGAAATCGTGGGCCCCGCCGGCAAGCGAAACGTTCCTGTCGAACAGTTCTGCACTGGCCCGGGCAAGAATGTGCTGCAGAAGGGCGAGTTGCTGGTCGCGCTGGTTTTTCCGCCCGATTTGTCGCATTGTTCGTCGGCCTACGAGCGGTTCATTCCGCGCAACGAAATGGACATCGCCGTGGTCGGCTGCGGCTCGCGCGTGCAGTTGAATGCAGCCTGCGACACAATCGAGTTCGCTCGCATCGGCCTGGGCGCCGTGGCTGCCACTCCGAAGTATGCCCAGGAAGCCAGCGAATGGCTCGCCGGGAAACCGGCCAACGAAGACAGCTATACCCAGGCGGGTGAACTGGCGAAAAAAGTCGCCACGCCGATCAGCGACATGCGCGGGACGGCTGAGTATCGAACGCATCTGGTCGGCGTGCTGGTAAAGCGAACGCTGACGACGGCGGTCGAACGGGCCAAGTCGTTCAAGAATCCGTAA
- a CDS encoding xanthine dehydrogenase family protein molybdopterin-binding subunit, producing MQDLYLGKTNYKVIGQRPVRHDGADKVTGKAIYTADLHLPNMAQARMVRSPHAHAKIVRIDTSAAEKMPGVLAVITGKDFPDLKEKVALMGEAGAVNLQHLSANCLAHDKVLYKGHAVAAVAAKTIHEAAEAAKKIVVEYEPLPSVTWVLDAMKPDAPLLHENNRTDEMGQKGDKPSNVTVHMAFEQGNIAEGFQQSDIVIEREFKTASVHQGYIEPHAAVAMWNEDGRLKIWTSTQGSFVCRQQTAELLQIPVSRVLVVPCEIGGGFGGKITVYLEPVAALLSKKCGRPVKMTMQRNEVFEGTGPTPGSYVRVKLGAKKDGTLVAGEAWLAYDCGAYPGGMIGPGSMCVFSCYNIPNARVDGYDVLNNKPKTQAYRAPGSTQAAFATEQVIDELALQLKMDPIDIRLKNAAKEGTRRVDGPVYPRIGFIETLEAARNSDHWKSPLPGKDCGRGLASGFWFNIGGASSCAASVMEDGSVSLIEGSTDIGGSRTSIAMQLAESLGITAEDVRPQVGDTDSVGYTFLTGGSRVTFATGLAAYKLGLDLQAQMQDRAARLWKCKPEDVKVDGGVYSHNGDSATFKELAVKISQSALEPVVGKSSVSPEGSTNGFGTHIADVHVDPETGKVTVLRYTAVQDAGKAIHPSYVEGQMQGGAVQGIGWALNEEYFFDNKDQMRNASFLDYRMPTCLDVPMIETIIVEVPNPGHPYGVRGVGETPIVPPPATVANAVQRATGVRFTELPMSPPKVWKKLSEK from the coding sequence ATGCAAGATCTCTACCTCGGCAAGACGAACTACAAAGTGATCGGTCAACGCCCCGTGCGACACGACGGCGCGGACAAGGTCACCGGCAAGGCGATCTACACGGCCGACTTGCACCTGCCGAATATGGCCCAGGCGCGGATGGTGCGCAGCCCGCACGCGCATGCCAAGATCGTGCGCATCGATACTTCCGCAGCCGAAAAGATGCCGGGCGTACTCGCAGTCATTACCGGCAAGGACTTTCCTGATCTGAAGGAAAAAGTCGCCCTCATGGGCGAAGCCGGCGCGGTGAATCTGCAGCACCTCTCGGCTAATTGCCTCGCGCATGACAAGGTTCTGTACAAGGGACACGCCGTCGCTGCCGTAGCGGCAAAGACCATTCATGAAGCGGCCGAAGCAGCGAAGAAAATCGTCGTCGAGTACGAACCGCTGCCGAGCGTCACCTGGGTGCTCGATGCGATGAAGCCCGACGCGCCGCTGCTGCACGAAAACAATCGCACCGACGAAATGGGGCAGAAAGGTGATAAGCCCAGCAATGTGACCGTGCATATGGCGTTTGAGCAGGGCAACATCGCCGAAGGGTTCCAGCAGAGCGACATCGTCATCGAGCGCGAGTTCAAAACGGCGAGCGTCCATCAAGGTTACATCGAACCGCACGCCGCCGTCGCCATGTGGAATGAAGACGGCCGACTGAAGATCTGGACTTCGACGCAGGGCTCGTTTGTTTGTCGTCAACAAACGGCAGAACTGCTGCAGATTCCGGTCTCGCGCGTCCTCGTCGTGCCGTGCGAAATCGGCGGCGGCTTTGGTGGTAAGATCACCGTTTATCTCGAACCGGTTGCAGCCCTGCTCAGCAAGAAGTGCGGCCGGCCGGTGAAGATGACGATGCAACGCAACGAAGTCTTCGAAGGGACCGGCCCGACGCCAGGCTCCTACGTGCGCGTCAAGCTTGGCGCGAAAAAAGACGGCACGCTCGTCGCCGGCGAGGCTTGGCTGGCCTACGATTGCGGCGCTTATCCGGGCGGCATGATCGGGCCCGGCTCGATGTGCGTCTTCAGTTGCTACAACATTCCGAACGCTCGCGTCGACGGCTACGACGTCCTCAACAACAAGCCGAAGACGCAGGCCTATCGCGCGCCGGGGAGCACGCAGGCGGCATTCGCGACCGAGCAAGTCATCGATGAACTCGCGCTGCAACTGAAGATGGATCCGATCGACATTCGTTTGAAGAACGCTGCCAAGGAAGGAACTCGCCGAGTCGATGGTCCCGTCTATCCGCGGATCGGATTCATCGAAACGCTCGAAGCCGCCCGGAACAGCGATCATTGGAAATCGCCGCTCCCCGGCAAGGATTGTGGCCGTGGTCTCGCGAGTGGTTTTTGGTTCAACATCGGCGGCGCATCGAGCTGTGCCGCGAGCGTGATGGAAGACGGCAGCGTTTCGCTCATCGAAGGCTCGACCGATATCGGCGGTTCGCGCACGAGCATCGCGATGCAACTCGCCGAATCGCTGGGGATCACGGCGGAGGATGTTCGTCCTCAAGTGGGCGATACCGATAGCGTTGGTTACACATTTCTCACGGGCGGCAGCCGCGTGACGTTCGCGACCGGCCTGGCTGCGTACAAGCTGGGGCTTGATCTACAGGCTCAGATGCAAGACCGCGCTGCCCGGCTGTGGAAGTGCAAGCCAGAAGACGTGAAGGTCGATGGCGGCGTGTATTCGCACAACGGTGACAGCGCGACGTTCAAAGAACTCGCAGTGAAGATCTCGCAATCGGCGCTCGAGCCAGTCGTTGGCAAGAGCAGCGTATCGCCCGAAGGTTCGACTAACGGTTTTGGTACGCACATCGCCGACGTGCATGTCGATCCGGAAACGGGCAAGGTTACCGTGCTCCGTTACACAGCGGTGCAAGACGCCGGCAAAGCGATTCACCCGAGCTATGTCGAGGGCCAGATGCAAGGCGGCGCGGTGCAAGGGATCGGCTGGGCGCTGAACGAAGAATACTTCTTCGACAACAAAGATCAGATGCGCAACGCGAGCTTTCTCGATTACCGCATGCCGACGTGCCTCGATGTGCCGATGATCGAAACGATCATTGTCGAAGTGCCGAATCCGGGACATCCGTATGGTGTGCGCGGCGTGGGTGAAACGCCGATCGTGCCGCCGCCGGCGACGGTCGCGAATGCCGTGCAGCGTGCGACCGGTGTGCGGTTCACCGAGTTGCCGATGTCGCCGCCGAAGGTTTGGAAGAAATTGAGCGAGAAATAG
- a CDS encoding (2Fe-2S)-binding protein: MAKKTVVTAEINGNSTEFLCEPRQSLLEVLRDTLHLTGSKEGCNNGNCGACTVLLNGKPVLSCLVLGVEVEGAKIETVESLAQNGQLAPVQQCFLEGAALQCGICTPGFLVATKALLEKYPQPSEHDIRFHLANNLCRCTGYDKIVKAVQTVAAQ; this comes from the coding sequence GTGGCCAAGAAGACAGTCGTCACGGCGGAAATTAACGGCAATAGCACGGAGTTTTTGTGCGAGCCGCGGCAGAGTCTGCTCGAAGTGCTCCGCGACACGTTGCATCTCACCGGCAGCAAAGAAGGTTGCAACAACGGCAACTGCGGTGCGTGCACCGTGCTGCTCAACGGCAAGCCCGTTCTCAGCTGCCTGGTGCTCGGCGTGGAAGTCGAGGGTGCGAAGATCGAAACGGTCGAGTCGCTCGCGCAGAATGGTCAGCTTGCGCCGGTGCAGCAATGCTTTCTCGAAGGGGCCGCACTGCAATGCGGCATCTGCACTCCGGGCTTTCTCGTCGCGACGAAGGCGTTGCTGGAAAAGTATCCGCAGCCCAGCGAGCACGACATCCGCTTTCACCTGGCCAACAACCTCTGCCGCTGCACGGGCTACGACAAGATCGTGAAAGCCGTGCAAACCGTAGCCGCTCAATAA